One stretch of Amycolatopsis tolypomycina DNA includes these proteins:
- a CDS encoding family 43 glycosylhydrolase, giving the protein MRRSPWLAAAILLTGLFVAAPARAATTFSSTMVNQGSGNCAEVPDASSAVQLVQRGCSSAANQSFTFTPYQNSADVYTIATMTAGSCVDIYGASTADNATVIQYACHSGTNQQFRLQAAGTNTFTVVSVNSGKCVAPAASGAGLVQLPCTTAANGVWRIAAGTSAATFTNPLSQHGPDPWLQYHNGYYYLATTTWNSTITMRKSRTLGGLASAPDTVIFTLTRPNGAGTMWAPEFHLLTGPNGPRWYLYYVAGREPYDLGTQRIHVIESAGTDPMGPYSFKADLLDPTQDNTWELDPSILQLNGNLYLLGTFYNGSQPNFIRPLSNPWTASGTRRILSSPTYGWETVGGAVNEGAEVLQRNGKTFIVFSASHCSTPDYKLGILTYNGGDPLQQSSWVKSAQPVFQRSNANSVFGPGHNGFFKSPDGTEDWIVYHANNSANGGCDMNRTTRAQKLTWNADGTPNFGTPAALGTRLPVPSGEPAQ; this is encoded by the coding sequence ATGCGGCGATCACCCTGGCTGGCGGCGGCCATTCTGCTGACCGGTCTCTTCGTGGCGGCACCCGCGCGGGCGGCGACCACCTTCAGCAGCACGATGGTGAACCAGGGCAGCGGGAACTGCGCCGAGGTGCCCGACGCCTCGAGTGCCGTGCAACTCGTGCAGCGCGGCTGTTCGTCCGCCGCGAATCAGAGTTTCACCTTCACCCCTTATCAGAACAGCGCGGACGTCTACACCATTGCGACGATGACCGCGGGCAGCTGCGTCGACATCTACGGCGCGTCCACCGCCGACAACGCCACCGTCATCCAGTACGCGTGCCATTCCGGCACGAACCAGCAATTCCGGCTGCAGGCCGCGGGCACGAACACGTTCACCGTCGTCTCGGTGAACTCCGGGAAGTGCGTCGCCCCGGCGGCGAGTGGCGCCGGGCTCGTGCAGCTGCCGTGCACGACGGCGGCGAACGGCGTCTGGCGGATCGCCGCCGGGACGAGCGCGGCCACCTTCACCAACCCGCTGAGCCAGCACGGCCCGGACCCGTGGCTGCAGTACCACAACGGCTACTACTACCTGGCCACGACGACGTGGAACTCGACGATCACCATGCGCAAGTCGCGCACGCTCGGCGGCCTGGCGTCCGCGCCGGACACGGTGATCTTCACCCTCACCCGGCCCAACGGCGCCGGGACGATGTGGGCGCCCGAGTTCCACCTGCTCACCGGGCCGAACGGGCCGCGCTGGTACCTCTACTACGTCGCCGGCCGCGAACCCTACGACCTCGGGACGCAGCGCATCCACGTCATCGAGAGCGCCGGCACCGACCCGATGGGCCCCTACAGCTTCAAGGCCGACCTGCTCGACCCCACCCAGGACAACACCTGGGAGCTGGACCCGAGCATCCTGCAGCTCAACGGCAACCTGTACCTGCTGGGCACGTTCTACAACGGCTCGCAGCCCAACTTCATCCGGCCCCTGTCCAACCCGTGGACGGCGAGCGGCACGCGGCGCATCCTGTCGTCGCCGACGTACGGCTGGGAGACCGTCGGCGGCGCGGTCAACGAAGGCGCCGAAGTGCTGCAGCGCAACGGGAAGACGTTCATCGTGTTCTCCGCCAGCCACTGCTCGACTCCCGACTACAAGCTCGGCATCCTGACCTACAACGGCGGCGACCCGCTGCAGCAGTCTTCGTGGGTGAAGTCCGCGCAGCCGGTGTTCCAGCGCAGCAACGCGAACTCGGTGTTCGGCCCCGGCCACAACGGGTTCTTCAAGTCCCCCGACGGCACCGAGGACTGGATCGTCTACCACGCCAACAACTCCGCCAACGGCGGCTGCGACATGAACCGCACCACCCGCGCCCAGAAGCTCACCTGGAACGCGGACGGGACGCCGAACTTCGGCACCCCGGCAGCCCTGGGCACCCGGCTCCCGGTCCCGTCCGGCGAACCGGCGCAGTAG
- a CDS encoding beta-L-arabinofuranosidase domain-containing protein, with protein MREPTFDRRLLLKAVGALSASAALAPAFAGVAAAARPDIGVSVFPFPLGAVRLQAGPFLDNMNRQLAYFRFVDADRLLHTFRLNVGLASSAQPCGGWESPSTELRGHSTGHLLSGLAQAYANTGDTAYKTKGDYLVNALAACQAASPGRGYHAGYLSAFPENFFDRLEGGQSVWAPYYTLHKIMAGLLDQYLLAGNQQALDVLLRKAAWTKARTDPLSTAQMQAALRTEFGGMPEVLANLYQVTGDPAHLTTAQRFDHAQVLDPLAANQDRLAGFHANTQIPKVLGAIREYHATGTTRYRDIAVNFWRIVLDHHSYVIGGNSNGEYFQTPDAIASQLSDNTCEVCNTYNMLKLTRQLFFTDPVPEYMDYYELALFNQILGEQDPNSSHGFVTYYTPLRAGGLKTYANDYDDFTCDHGTGMESQTKFADSVYFFTGETLYVNLFIASVLTWPGRGITVRQDTTFPTSSGTKLTIGGSGHIALKIRIPKWTSGAVVKVNGVAQGTPAPGSYFTIDRTWAAGDVVDVSVPASLTFPRANDDGGVGAAKYGAIVLAGQYGSTNLSALPALQTGTVKQDPANPLRFTATASTGAVTLLPFYATHHQRYTVYWRLSGSPPTGTSYEAEAGTLAGQAAVRSSSGASGGALVGYVGGGSANYVQFNGVNSTAGARQVTIFYASGEARSMTVSVNGGAATSVNTPSTGGWDTVGSVQVTLTLAAGANTIRLGNSSGWAPDIDRIVVG; from the coding sequence ATGCGCGAACCCACCTTCGACCGTCGTCTGCTGCTCAAGGCCGTGGGCGCCCTCTCCGCGAGCGCCGCGCTGGCCCCGGCCTTCGCCGGTGTCGCCGCGGCCGCCCGTCCCGACATCGGCGTCTCGGTGTTCCCGTTCCCGCTGGGCGCGGTGCGGCTGCAGGCCGGGCCGTTCCTCGACAACATGAACCGGCAGCTGGCGTACTTCCGGTTCGTCGACGCCGATCGCCTGCTGCACACGTTCCGGCTCAACGTCGGCCTGGCCAGCTCGGCCCAGCCGTGCGGCGGCTGGGAGAGCCCGAGCACGGAACTGCGCGGCCATTCGACCGGGCACCTGCTGTCCGGGCTGGCGCAGGCGTACGCCAACACCGGCGACACCGCGTACAAGACCAAGGGCGACTACCTCGTCAACGCCCTGGCAGCGTGCCAGGCGGCCTCGCCGGGACGCGGGTATCACGCCGGCTACCTCTCGGCGTTCCCGGAGAACTTCTTCGACCGCCTGGAGGGCGGCCAGTCGGTCTGGGCGCCCTACTACACGCTGCACAAGATCATGGCCGGGCTGCTCGACCAGTACCTGCTCGCCGGCAACCAGCAGGCCCTCGACGTCCTGCTGCGCAAGGCGGCCTGGACGAAGGCCCGCACCGATCCGCTGTCGACGGCGCAGATGCAGGCGGCGCTGCGGACGGAGTTCGGCGGGATGCCGGAGGTACTGGCGAACCTGTACCAGGTGACCGGCGATCCCGCTCACCTCACCACGGCGCAACGGTTCGACCACGCCCAGGTCCTCGACCCCCTCGCGGCGAACCAGGACCGGCTCGCCGGGTTCCACGCCAACACGCAGATCCCGAAGGTCCTCGGCGCGATCCGCGAGTACCACGCCACCGGGACCACCCGCTACCGGGACATCGCCGTGAACTTCTGGCGGATCGTCCTCGACCACCACTCGTACGTCATCGGCGGCAACTCCAACGGCGAGTACTTCCAGACCCCCGACGCCATCGCGAGCCAGCTGTCGGACAACACGTGCGAAGTCTGCAACACCTACAACATGCTCAAGCTGACCCGGCAGCTGTTCTTCACCGATCCGGTGCCCGAGTACATGGACTACTACGAGCTGGCGTTGTTCAACCAGATCCTCGGCGAGCAGGACCCGAACTCGAGCCACGGGTTCGTCACGTACTACACGCCGTTGCGCGCGGGCGGGCTCAAGACCTACGCCAACGACTACGACGACTTCACCTGCGACCACGGCACCGGCATGGAGTCGCAGACGAAGTTCGCCGACAGCGTGTACTTCTTCACCGGCGAGACGTTGTACGTCAACCTGTTCATCGCGTCCGTGCTGACCTGGCCGGGCCGGGGCATCACCGTCCGGCAGGACACGACGTTCCCCACTTCGTCGGGCACGAAGCTGACGATCGGCGGCTCCGGGCACATCGCGCTGAAGATCCGCATCCCGAAGTGGACGTCCGGGGCGGTGGTGAAGGTCAACGGCGTCGCCCAGGGCACTCCGGCGCCGGGGTCGTACTTCACGATCGACCGGACTTGGGCGGCCGGGGACGTCGTCGACGTGTCGGTCCCGGCGTCGCTGACGTTCCCGCGGGCCAATGACGACGGGGGTGTCGGGGCGGCGAAGTACGGCGCGATCGTCCTTGCGGGTCAGTACGGCTCGACGAACCTGAGCGCGCTGCCGGCGTTGCAGACGGGGACGGTGAAACAGGACCCGGCGAACCCGCTGCGCTTCACGGCCACCGCGAGCACGGGCGCGGTCACCCTGCTGCCGTTCTACGCCACGCACCACCAGCGGTACACGGTCTACTGGCGGTTGAGTGGCTCGCCGCCTACCGGGACGTCCTACGAGGCCGAGGCGGGGACCCTGGCCGGTCAGGCGGCCGTGCGGAGTTCGTCGGGTGCTTCCGGTGGTGCGCTGGTGGGTTACGTCGGCGGTGGTTCGGCGAACTACGTGCAGTTCAACGGGGTGAACTCGACCGCGGGCGCGCGTCAAGTGACGATCTTCTACGCCTCGGGTGAGGCGCGGTCGATGACGGTGAGCGTCAACGGCGGTGCGGCGACTTCCGTCAACACGCCCAGTACGGGTGGCTGGGACACGGTCGGGTCGGTGCAGGTGACGCTGACGCTCGCCGCGGGGGCCAACACGATCCGCCTGGGCAACTCGTCCGGCTGGGCGCCCGATATCGACCGGATCGTCGTGGGCTGA
- a CDS encoding RICIN domain-containing protein — MKRPAVLAVALLAAGFAVVVPANAAATFSSTMVSSSSGQCATVPNGNSAVQLTQTACTSGAGQSYTFTPASGDAYTIGTFTSGSCVDIYGASTADNAAVIQYACHGETNQQFRLQPVGTNTFNVVAVSSGKCITPVNNALVQLPCSSASAWRVPGYVPGTSDSYEGIPNLAPNACKNSGLPRSYGTNFQTPNDPYGQGFQNTTAIGWDGNYWPVFSYLSGSFFARGVNTTYNGLCGGMYSFSAYTYGGNPGAQSVQWTEDNGYLPAMTTSRTSGNVGITIKNFADKVTINGSPVMLVYTRVSIKNNGSSSVTVPPGGSGPGLVRLTSSTLDTVAAGQTSNHDFVVAVDNFGSGVALPTGSTLSSNAPNYDTAYGQMTSYWNSRLAETNTFSLPNTTLPNTGNLANPGTAMANAYKAGTIYNLIMQVGKAQFSGANNYNWILNHDVPGELTAKFQTGDFRDARNLLLTARISQQDGWDEVGANWYWDGVWKTMGSWATYLAKTNDTAFVSQYFNDTGSWGPSLRTIARVKYPAQLASDGTLQANFDNDSTGRWLFSNFSALQMLASYKYIATKIGQTAEATWANTAYTSLLNALNTVVGRNQSANGFTYLPCEVDKPNSANRCNTFNDANWASPGWVGQNQWSTMLSGGALTGIMGDPGQIDRMYQWGFGRLSANGYPFPTFGAFNGYSTAYNTSYSSDGLYSNNYRDLPITSYAWQLKTTTGGPNAWWEANGSGPSSANPWIGSHAGPQFGACPYAWPIAGQQQGLLESLVAEGLASTGSGPYTFTRPLYIGRGVPNSWIAPGQTISVGNLTNTYDVASGSRTTYGVSLAVSGSSGARVVTVSLTGSLPGGAVAIQLPVFLSTGVNSVSGGSYDAATHTVTASANTVTITLAS; from the coding sequence ATGAAACGTCCGGCAGTGCTCGCCGTCGCCCTCCTGGCGGCCGGCTTCGCAGTGGTGGTCCCGGCGAACGCCGCGGCCACGTTCAGCAGCACGATGGTCAGCTCCTCGAGCGGCCAGTGCGCCACCGTCCCCAACGGCAACAGCGCGGTCCAGTTGACCCAGACGGCCTGCACCTCCGGTGCCGGGCAGTCGTACACGTTCACCCCGGCGTCCGGTGACGCCTACACCATCGGCACCTTCACCTCGGGCAGCTGCGTCGACATCTACGGCGCGTCCACCGCGGACAACGCCGCGGTGATCCAGTACGCCTGCCACGGGGAGACCAACCAGCAGTTCCGGCTGCAGCCGGTGGGGACGAACACGTTCAACGTCGTCGCCGTCAGCTCCGGCAAGTGCATCACCCCGGTGAACAACGCCCTCGTCCAGCTGCCGTGTTCGAGCGCGAGCGCCTGGCGGGTGCCGGGGTACGTCCCCGGGACGTCCGACTCCTACGAGGGCATCCCGAACCTGGCCCCGAACGCGTGCAAGAACTCCGGGCTGCCGCGGTCGTACGGCACGAACTTCCAGACGCCGAACGACCCCTACGGCCAGGGCTTCCAGAACACCACGGCGATCGGCTGGGACGGCAACTACTGGCCGGTCTTCAGCTACCTGTCCGGCTCGTTCTTCGCCCGCGGCGTCAACACGACGTACAACGGCCTCTGCGGCGGGATGTACTCGTTCAGCGCCTACACCTACGGCGGCAACCCGGGCGCGCAGTCGGTGCAGTGGACCGAGGACAACGGCTACCTGCCGGCGATGACGACGTCCCGCACCTCCGGGAACGTCGGGATCACGATCAAGAACTTCGCCGACAAGGTCACCATCAACGGCTCGCCGGTGATGCTCGTCTACACGCGGGTGTCCATCAAGAACAACGGCTCGTCCTCGGTGACGGTCCCGCCGGGTGGGTCCGGTCCGGGGCTGGTGCGGCTGACGTCGTCCACATTGGACACGGTCGCGGCCGGGCAGACCAGCAACCACGACTTCGTGGTGGCCGTGGACAACTTCGGCAGCGGCGTCGCCCTGCCGACCGGCTCGACGCTGTCGTCGAACGCGCCGAACTACGACACCGCGTACGGCCAGATGACGTCGTACTGGAACTCGCGGCTGGCCGAGACGAACACCTTCAGCCTGCCGAACACGACCCTGCCCAACACCGGGAACCTGGCGAACCCGGGCACCGCGATGGCGAACGCCTACAAGGCGGGCACCATCTACAACCTGATCATGCAGGTGGGCAAGGCGCAGTTCTCCGGTGCCAACAACTACAACTGGATCCTCAACCACGACGTCCCCGGCGAGCTGACCGCCAAGTTCCAGACCGGCGACTTCCGGGACGCGCGCAACCTGCTGCTCACCGCCCGGATCTCGCAGCAGGACGGCTGGGACGAAGTCGGTGCCAACTGGTACTGGGACGGCGTCTGGAAGACGATGGGCTCCTGGGCGACGTACCTGGCGAAGACGAACGACACCGCGTTCGTCAGCCAGTACTTCAACGACACCGGCTCGTGGGGTCCCAGCCTCCGCACCATCGCCCGGGTGAAGTACCCCGCCCAACTGGCCTCGGACGGGACGCTGCAGGCCAACTTCGACAACGACTCGACCGGGCGCTGGCTGTTCAGCAACTTCTCGGCGTTGCAGATGCTGGCGTCGTACAAGTACATCGCGACCAAGATCGGCCAGACCGCCGAAGCGACGTGGGCGAACACCGCGTACACGTCACTGCTGAACGCGCTGAACACGGTCGTGGGCCGCAACCAGTCCGCGAACGGGTTCACCTACCTGCCCTGTGAGGTGGACAAGCCCAACAGCGCCAACCGCTGCAACACCTTCAACGACGCCAACTGGGCCTCGCCCGGGTGGGTCGGGCAGAACCAGTGGTCGACGATGCTGTCCGGCGGCGCGCTGACCGGCATCATGGGCGACCCGGGCCAGATCGACCGGATGTACCAGTGGGGCTTCGGCAGGCTGTCGGCCAACGGCTACCCGTTCCCGACGTTCGGGGCGTTCAACGGGTACTCGACCGCGTACAACACGTCGTACTCCTCCGACGGGCTGTACTCGAACAACTACCGCGACCTGCCGATCACCAGCTACGCCTGGCAGCTCAAGACCACCACCGGCGGCCCGAACGCCTGGTGGGAGGCCAACGGCAGCGGGCCGAGCTCGGCGAACCCGTGGATCGGCAGCCACGCCGGCCCGCAGTTCGGCGCATGCCCGTACGCGTGGCCGATCGCCGGGCAGCAGCAGGGCCTGCTGGAGTCGCTGGTGGCCGAAGGCCTGGCGTCGACCGGGTCCGGGCCGTACACGTTCACCCGGCCGCTCTACATCGGCCGCGGCGTGCCCAATTCCTGGATCGCGCCTGGTCAGACGATCTCGGTCGGCAACCTGACCAACACCTACGACGTCGCTTCGGGCAGCCGGACCACCTACGGGGTTTCCCTCGCGGTGAGCGGTTCGAGCGGCGCGCGGGTCGTCACGGTGTCGCTGACGGGCAGCCTGCCCGGCGGCGCGGTCGCCATCCAGCTGCCGGTGTTCCTCTCCACCGGCGTGAACTCGGTCAGCGGCGGCAGCTACGACGCCGCCACGCACACGGTCACCGCGAGCGCGAACACGGTGACCATCACCCTCGCGAGCTGA
- a CDS encoding RICIN domain-containing protein: MTRPLVFRLAAAVVLCLVAGLLSVGAAQAATAFTSTVVNSSNGQCATVPNGNSAVQLTQAGCTSGAGQSFRFTPVSGDSYTVGTFTSGSCVDIYGASTADNAAVIQYACHSGTNQQFRLQAVESAFRLVAVGSGKCVTPVNNALVQLPCASASAWRLPGYQSGGGDPQVPPEKTVRVWLLRPSDVPFDQRYPDGIANVMREAQRYYRQELGKTFRLNEPVVQVVTGEHVKSWYENTPNGGDRYWWAVFNMQQELTRRFDVKDGDRRWINVGEVIAEGQGAGGGGGNGWVILCQHDADGAAGINGPMNRWYGGMVHELGHAFGLPDSTSTDGTPMSASFYDYPNTHFSQSQKNGILTGPYGSFLF, translated from the coding sequence ATGACGCGTCCTTTGGTATTCCGGCTGGCGGCCGCCGTGGTGCTCTGCCTGGTGGCCGGCCTGCTCTCCGTGGGCGCCGCGCAGGCGGCGACCGCGTTCACCAGCACGGTGGTCAACTCTTCGAACGGCCAGTGCGCCACCGTCCCCAACGGGAACAGTGCCGTGCAGCTGACCCAGGCGGGCTGCACGTCCGGCGCCGGGCAGTCGTTCCGGTTCACCCCGGTGTCCGGTGACAGCTACACCGTCGGCACGTTCACCTCGGGCAGCTGTGTGGACATCTACGGTGCGTCCACTGCGGACAACGCCGCGGTGATCCAGTACGCGTGCCACTCCGGGACGAACCAGCAGTTTCGGCTGCAGGCTGTGGAAAGCGCTTTCAGATTGGTCGCGGTCGGTTCGGGCAAGTGCGTCACGCCGGTGAACAACGCACTCGTCCAGCTGCCGTGTGCGAGCGCGAGCGCCTGGCGGCTGCCCGGCTACCAGTCTGGTGGCGGTGACCCGCAGGTCCCGCCGGAGAAGACCGTGCGGGTGTGGCTGTTGCGGCCGTCCGACGTGCCCTTCGACCAGCGCTACCCGGACGGCATCGCGAACGTGATGCGGGAGGCGCAGCGGTACTACCGGCAGGAGCTGGGCAAGACGTTCCGGCTGAACGAGCCCGTCGTGCAGGTGGTCACCGGCGAGCACGTGAAGAGCTGGTACGAGAACACGCCCAACGGCGGCGACCGCTACTGGTGGGCGGTGTTCAACATGCAGCAGGAGCTGACGCGGCGGTTCGACGTGAAGGACGGCGACCGGCGGTGGATCAACGTCGGCGAGGTCATCGCCGAGGGCCAGGGCGCGGGCGGCGGTGGCGGCAACGGCTGGGTGATCCTCTGCCAGCACGACGCCGACGGCGCGGCCGGGATCAACGGCCCGATGAACCGGTGGTACGGCGGCATGGTGCACGAGCTCGGCCACGCCTTCGGCCTGCCGGACTCCACTTCGACCGACGGGACGCCGATGTCGGCGTCGTTCTACGACTACCCGAACACGCATTTCAGCCAGAGCCAGAAGAACGGGATCCTCACCGGCCCGTACGGCTCGTTCCTCTTCTGA
- a CDS encoding glycoside hydrolase family 127 protein, with amino-acid sequence MTERILGPVHPTSAAKSALRPLFLGAAAFAPDSLLGGWQARNASRTLPHCVEQLDAAGALDNLRRVTGEVDGDRRNMWFSDSDVYKTLEAAAWQLGRDPGDAELRAFLDTTAALVAKAQEDDGYLNSCFGVDKPELKWRELHWSHELYCAGHLIQAAVAAARAGVGAQLVTVARRFADLIVERFGTVDDVDGHPEIETALVELYRVTGHRPYLDLAARFLDLRGRGLLNGERFGPRYLQDHVPVREADEVAGHVVRQLYLLAGVVDVAVETRDEGLLEAARRLWADAFGAKTYLTGAQGSRHRDEAFGDPYELPPDRAYGETCAAIASFQWNWRLLLATGEGRYADEMERALYNAIAGSTALDGTHFFYSNPLHLRTGHDGSHEDAPSRRLPWYSCACCPPNIARLIASLSGYVATTDPGGLQVHLYTAGTIQTTVDGADVRVETRTRYPWAGRVELTVTTATPLMLALRVPGWADGALIDGVPAEVRDGYAEVRRDWTGGTTVTLELPMPARVVRPHPRIDAVRGCVAVTRGPLVYCLEQADLPSGVVLEDVRIDPVSALSDVSLPEVPVALTARGRVEVPASDELYGGGAGVTGEPVELTAVPYFLWGNREPGPMRVWIPVATE; translated from the coding sequence ATGACCGAACGCATCCTCGGGCCCGTCCACCCCACGTCCGCCGCGAAGTCGGCGCTGCGGCCGCTGTTCCTCGGCGCGGCCGCCTTCGCACCGGACAGCCTGCTGGGCGGCTGGCAGGCGCGCAACGCGAGCCGCACCCTGCCGCACTGCGTCGAGCAGCTCGACGCGGCGGGCGCGCTCGACAACCTCCGCCGCGTCACCGGCGAGGTCGACGGCGACCGCCGCAACATGTGGTTCTCCGACTCCGACGTCTACAAGACCCTCGAAGCCGCCGCCTGGCAGCTAGGCCGCGACCCGGGCGACGCCGAGCTGCGCGCCTTCCTCGACACGACCGCGGCGCTGGTGGCCAAGGCCCAGGAGGACGACGGCTATCTGAACTCCTGCTTCGGCGTCGACAAGCCGGAGCTGAAGTGGCGGGAGCTGCACTGGAGCCACGAGCTGTACTGCGCGGGCCACCTGATCCAGGCCGCGGTGGCCGCCGCCCGGGCCGGGGTCGGGGCCCAGCTCGTCACGGTCGCCCGGCGGTTCGCGGACCTGATCGTCGAGCGGTTCGGCACGGTGGACGACGTCGACGGGCACCCGGAAATCGAGACGGCCCTGGTGGAGCTGTACCGGGTGACCGGGCACCGGCCGTACCTCGACCTGGCGGCCCGGTTCCTCGACCTGCGCGGCCGCGGCCTGCTCAACGGCGAGCGGTTCGGCCCCCGGTACCTGCAGGACCACGTGCCGGTCCGCGAGGCCGACGAGGTCGCCGGGCACGTCGTGCGCCAGCTCTACCTGCTGGCCGGCGTCGTGGACGTCGCCGTCGAGACCCGGGACGAGGGCCTGCTGGAAGCCGCGCGCCGGCTGTGGGCCGACGCGTTCGGCGCCAAGACCTACCTCACCGGCGCCCAGGGCTCCCGCCACCGCGACGAGGCGTTCGGCGACCCGTACGAGCTGCCGCCCGACCGGGCGTACGGCGAGACCTGCGCGGCGATCGCGAGCTTCCAGTGGAACTGGCGGCTCCTGCTGGCCACCGGCGAGGGCCGCTACGCCGACGAGATGGAACGCGCGCTGTACAACGCGATCGCCGGGTCGACCGCTCTCGACGGCACGCACTTCTTCTACTCGAACCCGCTGCACCTGCGGACCGGCCACGACGGCTCGCACGAAGACGCGCCGTCGCGACGCCTGCCGTGGTACTCCTGTGCCTGCTGCCCGCCGAACATCGCCCGGCTGATCGCGTCGCTGTCCGGCTACGTCGCCACCACCGACCCCGGCGGGCTGCAGGTGCACCTGTACACCGCCGGGACGATCCAGACCACTGTGGACGGTGCCGACGTCCGCGTCGAGACGCGCACCCGGTACCCGTGGGCGGGCCGCGTCGAGCTGACCGTGACCACGGCGACCCCGCTCATGCTCGCCCTGCGTGTCCCCGGCTGGGCCGACGGCGCCCTGATCGACGGCGTGCCCGCCGAGGTCCGCGACGGCTACGCGGAGGTGCGGCGCGACTGGACGGGCGGCACCACCGTGACCCTGGAACTGCCGATGCCCGCCCGCGTCGTCCGGCCGCACCCGCGGATCGACGCCGTGCGCGGCTGCGTCGCCGTCACCCGCGGGCCCCTGGTCTATTGCCTGGAGCAGGCCGACCTGCCGTCCGGCGTGGTCCTGGAGGACGTGCGGATCGACCCGGTGAGCGCTTTGTCGGACGTCTCGCTGCCCGAGGTGCCGGTGGCTCTCACCGCCCGCGGCCGGGTCGAGGTTCCCGCGTCGGACGAGCTGTACGGCGGCGGCGCCGGGGTGACCGGCGAGCCGGTCGAGCTGACCGCCGTCCCGTACTTCCTGTGGGGCAACCGGGAACCCGGCCCGATGCGGGTGTGGATCCCGGTGGCCACCGAGTAG
- a CDS encoding carbohydrate ABC transporter permease: MNRLRAAGAGVTGAALAVLFLLPLLWTLYSSLTGREAGDSGTDNYRRLADYGSGLGTYLLNTTVVALVAVSVTVVATTLGGYAMARLAFPGRTLLFLVTLAILMVPYTTILVPLYILLGWLGLQNSLLGLGLVMAVLQLPFGLFMMRNSFEALPVELEEAALIDGCSIGGALRRVLLRGVLPGVVTVALFSFLAAWNEFVAPLIFLTDGEKFTLPVALFNLQSGSLGSVDFGALQAGVVVSALPCVAVFLVLQRYYVRGFTSGALKG, encoded by the coding sequence GTGAACCGGCTCCGGGCCGCGGGCGCGGGGGTCACCGGCGCCGCGCTGGCCGTGCTGTTCCTCCTGCCGCTGCTGTGGACGCTGTACTCGTCGCTGACCGGGCGGGAGGCCGGCGACTCCGGCACCGACAACTACCGGCGGCTCGCGGACTACGGCAGCGGCCTCGGCACCTACCTGCTCAACACGACGGTGGTGGCCCTGGTCGCGGTCAGCGTCACGGTGGTGGCGACGACGCTCGGCGGCTACGCGATGGCCCGGCTCGCCTTCCCCGGGCGCACCCTGCTGTTCCTGGTCACCCTGGCCATCCTGATGGTGCCCTACACGACGATCCTGGTCCCGCTCTACATCCTGCTCGGCTGGCTCGGCCTGCAGAACTCCCTGCTCGGCCTGGGCCTGGTGATGGCCGTGCTCCAGCTGCCGTTCGGCCTGTTCATGATGCGCAACTCCTTCGAGGCGCTGCCGGTGGAGCTGGAGGAGGCGGCGCTGATCGACGGCTGCTCGATCGGCGGCGCGCTGCGCAGGGTGCTGCTGCGTGGCGTCCTGCCCGGCGTCGTCACGGTGGCGCTGTTCTCGTTCCTGGCGGCCTGGAACGAGTTCGTCGCCCCGCTGATCTTCCTCACCGACGGCGAGAAGTTCACCCTGCCGGTCGCCCTGTTCAACCTCCAGTCCGGCAGCCTCGGCTCGGTCGACTTCGGGGCCCTGCAAGCGGGAGTGGTGGTCTCCGCCCTGCCGTGCGTGGCGGTCTTCCTCGTCCTGCAGCGGTACTACGTCCGCGGCTTCACCTCGGGAGCCCTCAAGGGCTGA